One genomic segment of Pseudonocardia sp. T1-2H includes these proteins:
- a CDS encoding LLM class flavin-dependent oxidoreductase, which produces MPPLTLHWFLPTNGDGRQLVGGGHGVGTGSAGSIRPASIEYLTQVARAAEQVGFTGALTPTGAWCEDAWLTTAMLVAHTERLKFLVAFRPGSISPTLAAQQAATYQRHSSGRLLLNVVTGGESKEQRAYGDFLDKDGRYARTREFLQVVRALWRGETVDLDGEHVHVEGAFLDRLPDPVPPIYFGGSSPVAGDVAAEHADVYLTWGEPPAQVAEKIEWIRKLAADRGRAVRFGIRLHVITRDIAEQAWAQAESLLAALDPVTIEDVQAGLAASESEGQRRMRALHNGRHGGTAKSLEIAPNLWAGVGLVRGGAGTALVGSHTEVADRMSEYHEAGIDEFVLSGYPHLEEAWWMGEGVLPILQRRGLWEPPPGGGLRTDAARTVPFAAQAGRQ; this is translated from the coding sequence ATGCCCCCGCTCACCCTGCACTGGTTCCTGCCCACCAACGGCGACGGCCGCCAGCTCGTCGGCGGCGGCCACGGCGTCGGCACCGGCTCGGCCGGGTCGATCCGGCCCGCCTCGATCGAGTACCTGACCCAGGTCGCCCGCGCGGCCGAGCAGGTCGGCTTCACCGGCGCGCTCACCCCGACCGGCGCCTGGTGCGAGGACGCCTGGCTGACGACGGCGATGCTGGTCGCGCACACTGAACGGCTGAAGTTCCTGGTCGCCTTCCGGCCGGGCTCGATCTCGCCCACCCTCGCGGCTCAACAGGCAGCGACCTACCAGCGCCACTCCAGCGGCCGGCTGCTGCTCAACGTCGTGACCGGCGGCGAGTCGAAGGAGCAGCGCGCCTACGGCGACTTCCTCGACAAGGACGGCCGCTACGCCCGCACCCGCGAGTTCCTGCAGGTCGTGCGGGCGTTGTGGCGCGGTGAGACCGTGGACCTCGACGGCGAGCACGTGCACGTCGAGGGCGCGTTCCTCGACCGGTTGCCCGACCCGGTGCCGCCGATCTACTTCGGCGGGTCCTCGCCGGTCGCGGGCGACGTGGCCGCCGAGCACGCCGACGTCTACCTGACGTGGGGCGAGCCGCCGGCCCAGGTCGCCGAGAAGATCGAGTGGATCCGCAAGCTCGCCGCCGACCGCGGCCGGGCCGTGCGGTTCGGCATCCGGCTGCACGTGATCACCCGCGACATCGCCGAGCAGGCCTGGGCCCAGGCGGAGTCGCTGCTCGCCGCGCTGGATCCGGTCACGATCGAGGACGTGCAGGCCGGGCTTGCGGCCAGCGAGTCCGAGGGGCAGCGCCGGATGCGCGCGCTGCACAACGGCCGGCACGGCGGCACCGCGAAGAGTCTGGAGATCGCGCCGAACCTCTGGGCCGGGGTCGGTCTCGTTCGCGGCGGCGCCGGGACCGCGCTGGTCGGCAGCCACACCGAGGTCGCCGACCGGATGAGTGAGTACCACGAGGCCGGCATCGACGAGTTCGTGCTCTCCGGCTACCCGCATCTCGAGGAGGCGTGGTGGATGGGGGAGGGCGTGCTGCCGATCCTGCAGCGCCGCGGGCTGTGGGAGCCCCCGCCCGGCGGCGGGCTGCGCACCGACGCGGCCCGGACCGTGCCCTTCGCCGCTCAGGCGGGCCGCCAGTGA